One Plasmodium vinckei vinckei genome assembly, chromosome: PVVCY_09 genomic region harbors:
- a CDS encoding tRNA (guanine-N(7)-)-methyltransferase, putative, with amino-acid sequence MKKHKTPCKKFYRQRAHCNPLSDSYIKYPLNDKYVDWGIHYPSYFGAEENTEKTSNVENKDTPDSNENKAEQDTLYLNTNKYPICYENKIQVKPNNFEVNFLDIGCGYGGLLFELSKVFDNKLILGLEIRDKLTNYVGEKINTYRKNDYPNYNNIAVIRTNAMKFLPNYIKKNQIEKMFFCFPDPHFKKPNWRRRIVTIESLSLYYHLLQKNGLIYFITDVFTLYLWVKFCFNRYQKFKILSEEEYKNDICIKLIHETSEESKRVKSQNKNMYFCVAQKI; translated from the coding sequence atgaaaaaacataaaaccCCATGTAAAAAGTTTTATCGCCAAAGGGCACACTGCAATCCACTTTCAGAcagttatataaaatatcctCTAAACGATAAATATGTGGATTGGGGAATTCACTACCCATCCTATTTCGGGGCCGAAGAAAACACAGAAAAAACATCCAATGTAGAAAACAAAGACACCCCAGAtagtaatgaaaataaagctGAACAAGATACACTATATTTAaacacaaataaatatccaATATgctatgaaaataaaatacaagtTAAgccaaataattttgaagtAAACTTTTTAGATATAGGGTGTGGTTATGGCGGATTACTTTTTGAATTAAGTAAAGTCTTTGATAATAAACTAATATTAGGTTTAGAAATACGAGATAAATTAACTAATTATGTTggagaaaaaattaatacttatagaaaaaatgacTACCccaattataataatatagcaGTTATAAGAACAAATGCAATGAAATTTTTACCTaactatattaaaaaaaatcaaattgaaaaaatgtttttttgttttcctGATccacattttaaaaaaccaAATTGGAGAAGAAGAATAGTAACTATAGAAagtttatcattatattatcatttgctacaaaaaaatggattaatatattttataacagATGTTTTTACCTTATATTTATGGgttaaattttgttttaatagatatcaaaaatttaaaatactTTCTGaagaagaatataaaaatgatatctGTATAAAATTGATACATGAAACATCCGAAGAATCAAAGCGGGTTAAatcacaaaataaaaatatgtatttttgtgtcgcacaaaaaatttaa
- a CDS encoding protein phosphatase, putative, whose amino-acid sequence MWNQLQDLEGSQMENTNRNVTSSGHGKYRSFIYIFLTLIICFGLIISYFALSEEPEDFELNCNDLNTKCVDYKYPHFKPSRLAIVDVHPDNNNVILRSNMPLFNGVFSEEMLRKEIKRVMENANLVYDDKMSLNIISFLRNTSYEGCCYTIERCSVKNDMITNYLILGTSINPYEVDPKIRDKELATLNWDSDNLIERVTELNNKFNRVKNTIFLVHCRHGRDRTGEFVAAYRMLIKKDKFIDAIKANEQMGIGRTNIYVEMEKWLCLYLEKVMGYPDVGCFDLKYDKQQHKKK is encoded by the exons ATGTGGAATCAGTTACAAGATTTAGAAGGTTCACAAATGGAAAACactaata GAAACGTAACTTCAAGCGGTCATGGAAAGTACCgaagttttatttatatatttttaacattGATAATATGCTTCGGTTTGATCATTTCATATTTTGCCTTAAGTGAAGAAC ctgAAGATTTCGAGCTAAACTGCAATGATTTAAATACTAAATGCGTAGACTATAAATATCCACATTTTAAGC CTAGCCGATTAGCAATTGTTGATGTTCATcctgataataataatgttatCTTGAGAAGTAATATGCCCTTATTTAatg GTGTATTCTCGGAGGAAATGCTTagaaaagaaattaaaCGTGTTATGGAAAACGCAAACTTAGTATATGATGATAAAATGAGTCTTAATATCATATCCTTTTTAAGAAACACTTCATAt gAGGGTTGTTGTTATACTATTGAAAGATGCAGTGTAAAAAATGACATGATCACGAATTATCTTATATTAGGAACTAGTATAAACCCATACGAAGTTGATCCTAAA ATTCGAGATAAAGAACTAGCCACATTAAACTGGGACAGTGATAACTTAATAGAAAGAGTAACGGAGTTaaacaataaatttaatcgtgtgaaaaatacaatttttctCGTTCATTGTAGACATGGTAGAGATAGAACTGGGGAATTTGTTGCAGCATATAGAAtgcttataaaaaaagataaatttaTTGATGCTATAAAAGCAAATGAGCAAATGGGTATAGGTCGTACCAATATTTATGTtgaaatggaaaaatggttatgtttatatttggAAAAGGTTATGGGATATCCAGACGTAGGATGCTTTGATcttaaatatgataaacaacaacataaaaaaaagtga
- a CDS encoding deoxyuridine 5'-triphosphate nucleotidohydrolase, putative, giving the protein MHLKIMCLSDEVREMYKNHKTHHEGDSGLDVFIIKDEVLKPKTTTFVKLGIKATALQYKCNYYYKSDKKDSNNKENEIVNTSFLLFPRSSISKTPLRLANSIGLIDAGYRGEIILALDNTSDQEYTIKKNDKLAQIVSFSGEPLSFELVTELDETSRGEGGFGSTSNK; this is encoded by the coding sequence atgcatttaaaaattatgtgtTTAAGTGATGAAGTCCGGGAAATGTACAAGAACCATAAAACTCATCATGAAGGAGATAGTGGATTAGATGTTTTCATTATCAAGGATGAAGTATTGAAACCTAAAACAACTACATTTGTTAAGCTTGGTATAAAAGCAACAGCATtacaatataaatgtaattattattataaatcggataaaaaagattctaataataaagaaaacgaaattgtaaatacaagttttttattatttccgCGAAGTAGTATATCAAAAACACCTTTACGACTAGCCAATTCTATAGGACTAATAGATGCTGGATATAGAGGTGAAATTATATTAGCTCTTGATAATACAAGTGATCAGGAatatacaattaaaaaaaatgataagtTAGCTCAAATTGTATCATTTTCTGGGGAACCATTATCTTTTGAGTTAGTTACAGAATTAGATGAAACCTCAAGGGGTGAAGGTGGATTTGGTTCTACatcaaacaaataa
- a CDS encoding protein disulfide-isomerase, putative yields the protein MISIFFVYIFLYFFVYNINAKYPYPQNDILKVTSDNIQSVFELNQYWLIKFYAPQCVHCKRIWNKIINLRYDIQNDNKRKVYFGEVNCEDTNGRAICDKYKVSGVPQLKLFKGSEIISTFSNDINNEPILKKWLYYTTTPIFHGIYSEEELNNYKTKDSLFLTCSENLNDNLIKVAKLYFEENYFLNIKNQELCTKLAIKDNSLHVQGAHDNFVSNINQMNFEELKHFANKNRFPLVSKIDHHSFFTIRSSGNNLILLLIDFQNEPDKYIDQFTQHAKRYINLKEYIFAYIDGKYYEENLELYGVDSKKYPQIIVFSKSPRKYYFEDYFDIDHVQNIIEDIENELIKPKMEEFTKMDILLIKIKKQIKYIIDKSFRTDIKSFIGFICAIIMIVFTLVLVFHTAYSFVTKPESEYKMDEKKKK from the exons atgataagtattttttttgtttatatatttttatatttttttgtgtataaCATTAATGCAAAATATCCCTATCCCCAAAATGACATACTAAAAGTTACCTCTGATAATATTCAAAGTGTGTTTGAATTAAACCAATATTGGCTTATTAAATT CTATGCACCTCAATGTGTACATTGCAAACGCATTTGGAATAAAATCATAAACTTAAGATATGATAttcaaaatgataataaaagaaaagtaTATTTTGGAGAA GTAAATTGTGAAGACACTAATGGGCGAGCTATATGTGATAAATACAAAGTTTCAGGTGTCCCTCAATTAAAAct ATTTAAAGGAAGCGAAATTATCTCAACCTTTTccaatgatataaataacgagccgattttaaaaaaatggctATATTACACAACAAC CCCAATATTTCATGGAATATATTCTGAAGAAGAACTAAACAACTACAAAACAAAAGACAGTTTATTTCTGACATGTtcagaaaatttaaat gaCAATTTAATCAAGGTCGCTAAACTATATTTCGAAGAAAACTATTTTCTCAACATTAAGAATCAA gAATTATGCACCAAGCTAGCTATCAAAGATAACAGTTTGCATGTTCAAGGTGCGCatgataattttgtttCGAACATAAATCAAATG AATTTTGAAGAGTTAAAACATTTtgctaataaaaataggtTTCCTTTAGTAAGCAAAATAGATCATCATAGTTTTTTTACCATAAGGAGTAGTG GAAATAATTTGATATTACTTTTAATTGACTTTCAAAATGAGcctgataaatatattgatcAATTTACACAACATGCTAAAAG gtatataaatttgaaggaatatatatttgcatatatagatggaaaatattatgaagaa aatttaGAATTGTATGGTGTAGactcaaaaaaatatcctCAGATAATTGTATTTAGCAAGAGCCCTCGT AAATATTACTTTGAGGATTATTTCGACATTGATCATGTACAAAACATAATAG aAGACATAGAGAACGAACTAATTAAACCTAAAATGGAGGAGTTCACTAAAATGGACAT acttttgataaaaataaagaaacaaataaaatatattatagacAAATCATTTCGAACAGATATTAAATCATTCATAGGATTTATATGTGCAATTATTATG ATTGTATTTACGCTAGTTCTTGTGTTTCATACAGCCTATTCTTTTGTAACTAAACCAGAGtcagaatataaaatggacgaaaaaaaaaaaaaataa